In a genomic window of Melitaea cinxia chromosome 25, ilMelCinx1.1, whole genome shotgun sequence:
- the LOC123665966 gene encoding PR domain zinc finger protein 15-like yields the protein MRCCVQSCINDTRRTTKSHGITFHMFPKEVSLRTAWIEALGLNEWEPKERSAVCSEHFQQDAFYETKCGLRRIKNGALPLPLVDLSEDLDAPATLRVCRICLTMDAKMYHMSDHKLSLVYEQVTGVPVNIDDKLPQKLCYECAARLRSANVFRSKALRTQGLLLDKLDADRFMTIRDVKSISRAYNKLISTLGQKIYEVNDCDLHINDNEVIKIEREASNDNDNEEIHFNDDDEEIEDFKNDIEIKDESNNEIFFEEYPVFDSDDDRTLSVLKKKSRVKKKKVKVEKKVREVKEVREKKRCEEDNPSTTMDKYKKSDVKRRKTTDGLDESLFTITTLTYEEQIAEVERRQEASAYKHAPYKCTTCYRGFQIRDRYDAHVVRHSEQSGAYECFICKTRLKTARALRKHLTAQHTEKFSCKGCPFVTRNRGVAREHEKWHAGTKYQCPHCPSEFDKLTTYMGHIRIKHVSDFVCELCGYTFVSKKGIDVHKKKKHRLADKTVSLEGPYCEVCEVRFISEEAHSRHLKLSSRHSSDNDP from the exons GTTTCCAAAAGAGGTGAGCCTTAGGACTGCGTGGATTGAAGCCCTCGGTCTCAACGAATGGGAGCCAAAGGAAAGAAG CGCCGTCTGTTCTGAACATTTTCAACAAGATGCCTTCTACGAAACGAAATGTGGCCTGAGGAGGATTAAAAATGGCGCTTTGCCGCTACCTCTCGTT gaCTTATCTGAAGACCTGGACGCTCCTGCCACACTAAGA GTGTGTAGGATATGCCTCACGATGGATGCAAAGATGTACCACATGTCTGATCACAAGCTGAGTCTGGTGTACGAGCAAGTGACCGGTGTGCCa GTGAATATAGATGATAAGTTGCCTCAGAAGCTATGCTACGAGTGTGCAGCGAGGTTGCGTTCAGCTAATGTCTTCAGATCAAAGGCGTTGAGGACTCAAGGGCTGTTATTGGACAAGCTGGATGCAGACAGATTT atgACTATAAGAGACGTGAAATCGATAAGCAGAGCTTACAACAAACTAATATCAACTCTAGGACAGAAGATTTACGAAGTGAACGACTGTGATTTACACATTAATGACAATGAAGTCATTAAAATAGAGAGAGAGGCtagtaatgataatgataatgaagaAATACACTTTAATGATGACGATGAGGAGATTGAAGATTTCAAAAATGACATAGAAATCAAAGATGAGAGTAATAACGAGATATTCTTTGAAGAGTATCCAGTGTTCGACAGTGATGATGATAGAACACTCAGTGTCTTAAAGAAGAAAAGTAGGGTTAAGAAGAAGAAAGTGAAAGTCGAGAAGAAAGTAAGGGAAGTGAAAGAAGTTAGAGAGAAGAAGCGTTGTGAAGAAGATAATCCGTCAACTACTATGGATAA GTACAAGAAATCCGACGTTAAACGACGGAAAACGACAGACGGTCTCGACGAGTCGCTGTTCACAATAACGACACTGACATACGAGGAGCAAATAGCGGAAGTGGAGCGGAGACAGGAGGCCAGCGCGTACAAACACGCGCCCTACAAGTGCACCACCTGCTACCGGGGCTTCCAGATAAGGGACAGATACGACGCCCACGTCGTGAGGCATAGCGAG CAAAGCGGTGCTTATGAATGTTTTATATGCAAGACAAGGTTGAAAACGGCGCGCGCCCTGAGGAAACATCTGACCGCTCAACACACCGAGAAGTTCAGCTGTAAGGGCTGTCCGTTTGTGACTAGAAACAG AGGTGTCGCTAGGGAGCACGAGAAGTGGCACGCCGGTACGAAATACCAGTGTCCTCACTGCCCCAGCGAGTTTGA CAAACTGACGACCTACATGGGGCACATACGGATCAAGCACGTTTCGGACTTCGTCTGCGAGCTCTGCGGGTACACGTTCGTCAGCAAGAAGGGCATCGACGTCCACAAGAAGAAGAAACACCGATTGGCGGACAAGACT GTTAGCTTAGAAGGTCCTTATTGCGAAGTGTGCGAAGTACGTTTCATATCGGAGGAAGCGCATTCGAGGCACCTGAAGCTGTCTTCGCGTCATAGTAGTGATAATGATCCGTAA